From one Enterococcus sp. DIV2402 genomic stretch:
- a CDS encoding metal-dependent transcriptional regulator, translating to MNSLSAEKEEYLKLIYYYNGQIELVGNNKIAKHLSLSNSSVTEMFQKLANDKLVKYFPYKGVQLTKYGLKKVEQLQRKQRLLRIFFEHHLECTEEEIMDLLNHLEHIDNQLFFNKLELFLNLT from the coding sequence ATGAATTCTTTATCAGCAGAAAAAGAAGAGTATTTAAAATTGATTTATTATTACAATGGTCAAATAGAGTTAGTCGGAAATAACAAAATTGCCAAACATTTAAGCCTATCCAATTCTTCAGTCACCGAAATGTTTCAAAAGTTAGCCAATGATAAATTAGTAAAGTATTTCCCATATAAAGGTGTTCAATTAACTAAATATGGATTAAAAAAGGTGGAACAGTTACAAAGAAAACAAAGATTATTACGTATTTTTTTCGAACATCATTTGGAATGTACTGAAGAAGAAATAATGGATTTACTTAATCATTTAGAACATATTGATAATCAACTTTTCTTTAACAAGCTTGAACTGTTTTTGAATCTCACTTGA
- a CDS encoding winged helix-turn-helix transcriptional regulator — MLALHLNELELDKIIDKTVYPVMPPKTKYRLSEFRKHLFP; from the coding sequence ATGCTAGCATTACATCTAAATGAATTAGAACTCGATAAAATCATTGACAAAACAGTCTATCCAGTAATGCCTCCAAAAACAAAATATCGACTGTCAGAATTTAGAAAACACTTATTCCCTTAA
- the araD gene encoding L-ribulose-5-phosphate 4-epimerase AraD: MKQRVFEANLTLPKEGLIKLTWGNVSEINRKLGVIVIKPSGVSYDTMCAEEMVVTDLNGNLLEKESLNPSSDLATHVVLYKSFEKIGAIVHTHSTNAVKWAQARRDIPAYGTTHADTFYGSIPCTRQLTREEIESEYEKETGKVIVETFKKRNIEPLACPAVIVYGHGPFTWGETVEKAVQNSVILDEVASMALGTEQLKPTITAIDSYLLDKHYYRKHGVNAYYGQN; the protein is encoded by the coding sequence ATGAAGCAACGCGTATTTGAGGCAAATTTAACGTTACCAAAAGAAGGACTTATAAAATTAACTTGGGGAAATGTTAGTGAGATTAATCGTAAATTGGGAGTTATTGTCATCAAACCCAGTGGCGTATCATATGATACAATGTGTGCAGAGGAAATGGTTGTTACCGACTTGAATGGAAATCTGTTAGAGAAAGAGAGCCTCAATCCATCATCTGATTTGGCAACACATGTAGTTCTTTATAAAAGTTTTGAAAAGATTGGGGCAATTGTGCATACACATTCAACCAATGCTGTTAAATGGGCACAAGCACGCCGGGACATTCCTGCCTATGGGACAACTCATGCCGATACATTTTATGGATCAATTCCTTGTACACGTCAGCTCACACGCGAAGAAATTGAAAGTGAATACGAAAAAGAGACAGGCAAAGTAATTGTCGAAACTTTTAAAAAAAGAAATATAGAGCCACTTGCTTGCCCAGCGGTGATTGTCTATGGACATGGCCCATTTACATGGGGAGAAACGGTAGAGAAAGCAGTGCAAAATAGTGTAATTCTAGATGAAGTAGCTTCAATGGCTTTGGGAACTGAACAATTAAAACCAACAATTACAGCAATTGATAGTTATCTACTCGATAAACATTATTATCGAAAACATGGTGTAAATGCCTACTATGGCCAGAACTGA